In Campylobacter sp. 2014D-0216, the following proteins share a genomic window:
- a CDS encoding DUF3972 domain-containing protein: MQTYLELKEFCQLVHLSEDVVKGMMANGALNFKEEEGKIYIEANQGTFSVVPMSSKQPAMVNSMTLAGESFVEKTIGTILNLHEKVLDAKDETLEALKGENKFLKDALYSMQELYDEDRKTIENLNEQLKYARNEVEFLKRKYKMMWNKTVELYANSSEKPEELKEEK, encoded by the coding sequence ATGCAAACTTACTTGGAATTAAAAGAATTTTGTCAATTGGTGCATTTATCTGAAGATGTAGTAAAAGGAATGATGGCAAATGGAGCTTTAAATTTCAAAGAAGAAGAGGGCAAAATTTACATTGAAGCAAATCAAGGTACTTTTAGTGTTGTGCCGATGAGTTCAAAGCAACCAGCTATGGTAAATTCTATGACTTTAGCAGGGGAAAGTTTTGTTGAAAAAACCATAGGAACTATTTTAAATCTACATGAAAAAGTACTTGATGCTAAAGATGAAACCTTAGAAGCCTTAAAGGGTGAAAATAAATTTTTAAAAGACGCGCTTTATTCTATGCAAGAACTTTATGATGAAGATAGAAAAACTATAGAAAATCTCAACGAGCAACTTAAGTATGCTCGTAATGAAGTAGAATTTCTAAAAAGAAAATATAAAATGATGTGGAATAAAACAGTAGAGCTATATGCAAACTCATCTGAAAAGCCAGAGGAATTAAAGGAAGAAAAATGA
- the purE gene encoding 5-(carboxyamino)imidazole ribonucleotide mutase, with protein sequence MKFVSILMGSKSDYDIVKEALGVLEKFGVKYEVLITSAHRSPQRTQEYIKNAEEKGAKVFIAAAGMAAHLAGAVAAHTTKPVLGIPMPGSNLASMDSLFSTVQMPSGIPVATLAIGKAGAMNAAYLAVQILAIEDESLAQKLLEDRKKQQEKLIQDSNAIEVFL encoded by the coding sequence ATGAAATTTGTTTCTATATTAATGGGAAGTAAAAGCGATTATGATATCGTAAAAGAAGCTTTGGGTGTCTTAGAAAAATTTGGCGTGAAATATGAAGTTTTAATTACTTCTGCTCATAGAAGCCCTCAAAGAACACAAGAATATATCAAAAATGCTGAAGAAAAAGGTGCGAAAGTCTTTATCGCAGCAGCGGGTATGGCGGCGCATTTGGCTGGAGCTGTGGCAGCTCATACAACAAAACCTGTTTTAGGTATACCTATGCCAGGAAGCAACCTAGCAAGCATGGATTCTTTGTTTTCTACAGTTCAAATGCCAAGTGGGATTCCAGTTGCAACTTTAGCTATAGGTAAAGCAGGTGCGATGAATGCAGCTTATTTGGCGGTTCAAATTTTAGCTATTGAAGATGAGAGTTTAGCTCAAAAACTATTAGAAGATAGAAAAAAACAACAAGAAAAACTTATTCAAGATTCAAATGCGATTGAAGTTTTTCTTTAA
- a CDS encoding peptidase U32 family protein, which yields MIVPEIVSPAGNFAKLKIALAYGADAVYAGVSNFSLRARTARDFNYETFKEAIDYTHSKGKKIYVTINGFHFSSQIEGLKRHILKLKEMKPDAFIVASVGAMRLVKELAPEINLHVSTQANILNYLDAQVYKDMGAKRVVIARELGLKDAKDLRNNCDIELESFVHGSMCFAYSGRCLISSVQSGRMSNRGSCANDCRFNYELYAKNPETNTLFRLEEDENGTHVFNSKDLNLSSYIQKIMQENCIHAFKIEGRTKSEYYAALTTRTYKMAVEDVLQNTFDASKYEKEIHTLKHRGFTDGYLVSRAYEKTDSINHNTSIEEGTHQVHAISEDGEFFKCKGKIELGKEYEILAPIHSHIELGENKLGVIYENEGKKFIVFKQLLAKNNKEFDVIHSGNENEIALPFKLPEFSFLRRGVE from the coding sequence ATGATTGTTCCTGAAATAGTTTCTCCAGCAGGTAATTTTGCAAAATTAAAAATAGCATTGGCTTATGGAGCTGATGCTGTTTATGCGGGTGTGAGTAATTTTTCACTTCGAGCAAGAACCGCAAGAGATTTTAACTACGAAACTTTCAAAGAAGCCATTGATTATACGCATTCTAAAGGAAAAAAAATCTATGTTACGATTAATGGTTTTCATTTTAGTTCGCAAATTGAAGGTCTAAAAAGACATATATTAAAACTAAAAGAAATGAAACCTGATGCTTTTATAGTAGCTTCAGTAGGTGCGATGCGTTTGGTTAAGGAGCTTGCACCTGAAATCAATCTACATGTGTCAACTCAAGCAAATATTTTGAATTATCTTGATGCGCAAGTTTATAAAGACATGGGTGCAAAGCGTGTTGTTATCGCAAGGGAATTGGGCTTAAAAGATGCAAAAGATCTTAGAAATAATTGCGATATTGAGCTTGAAAGTTTTGTGCATGGTTCGATGTGTTTTGCTTATTCGGGTAGATGTTTAATAAGCTCAGTGCAAAGCGGACGTATGAGTAACCGTGGATCTTGTGCAAATGACTGTCGTTTTAACTATGAATTGTATGCAAAAAATCCAGAAACCAATACGCTTTTTAGATTAGAAGAAGATGAAAATGGTACACATGTGTTTAATTCCAAAGATCTAAATTTAAGTTCATATATTCAAAAAATTATGCAAGAAAACTGTATTCATGCTTTTAAGATTGAAGGAAGGACAAAAAGCGAGTACTATGCTGCTTTAACCACAAGAACTTATAAAATGGCAGTAGAGGATGTATTGCAAAACACTTTCGATGCAAGCAAATATGAAAAAGAAATTCATACTTTAAAACATAGAGGCTTTACAGATGGATATTTGGTTTCAAGAGCTTATGAAAAAACTGATTCAATTAACCATAATACAAGCATAGAAGAAGGTACGCATCAAGTGCATGCTATTAGCGAGGATGGGGAATTTTTCAAGTGCAAAGGTAAAATAGAGCTAGGAAAAGAATACGAAATTTTAGCACCAATCCACTCTCATATAGAATTAGGAGAAAATAAGCTAGGGGTGATTTATGAAAACGAAGGAAAGAAATTTATCGTATTTAAACAATTGCTAGCTAAAAATAATAAAGAATTTGATGTAATTCACAGTGGTAATGAAAATGAAATTGCTTTGCCGTTTAAACTTCCAGAATTTAGTTTTTTAAGAAGGGGTGTTGAATGA
- a CDS encoding chemotaxis protein, which produces MTQEELDALMNSAEDLDLDSVEESAEAKPETDYEDEEKNKQIVSDMINGDYKARADMAWPPPPPSKEHKVVHQLDDVTRDSEIKATEMMEKLEAINDFFANSENQLCVISDALNKNIEIFEKLNTKFPNVASFKEAIDTNNDAKNIIDEITGCLQTGQDEVMMAMDAMQYQDIHRQKIERVINVMRALSRYMSSLFEGKIDDEKRVGSAVHIEGDTTSDVVSNDDIEALIASLGKK; this is translated from the coding sequence ATGACTCAAGAAGAATTAGATGCTTTAATGAATAGCGCTGAAGATTTAGATCTTGATTCTGTCGAAGAAAGCGCAGAAGCAAAACCTGAAACAGACTATGAAGATGAAGAAAAAAACAAACAAATAGTTAGTGATATGATTAATGGTGATTATAAAGCAAGAGCGGATATGGCATGGCCACCACCACCACCAAGCAAAGAACATAAAGTTGTACATCAGCTTGATGATGTGACAAGAGATAGCGAAATCAAAGCAACTGAAATGATGGAAAAACTAGAAGCTATCAATGATTTTTTTGCAAATTCAGAAAATCAACTTTGTGTGATTAGTGATGCTTTAAATAAAAATATAGAAATTTTTGAAAAATTAAATACAAAATTTCCTAATGTAGCTAGCTTTAAAGAAGCTATTGACACTAATAATGACGCTAAAAATATTATCGATGAGATAACAGGTTGTTTACAAACTGGACAAGATGAGGTTATGATGGCAATGGATGCAATGCAATATCAAGATATTCATCGTCAAAAAATTGAGCGTGTTATCAATGTAATGAGAGCTTTAAGTAGATATATGAGCAGTCTATTTGAAGGTAAAATTGATGATGAAAAACGTGTTGGTTCTGCTGTTCACATTGAAGGGGATACAACAAGCGATGTTGTAAGTAATGATGATATCGAGGCCTTGATTGCTAGTTTAGGAAAAAAATGA
- the glnA gene encoding type I glutamate--ammonia ligase, with translation MGKFVNNIDEFFSYCQEHEVMFVDFRFTDMIGTWHHITYNIKAIDDKTFENGIPFDASSLHGWQPIEKSDMILKPDVESAFLDPFTADPTIIVICDVYDIYKEQMYEKCPRSIAKKAMQHLSSSNIADAAFFGPENEFFIFDNVKIVDSSHCAKYEVDTEEGEWNDNKDFTDSYNSGHRPRNKGGYFPVSPIDSSVDIRSEMVQVLERVGLKTFVHHHEVAQGQAEIGVEFGNLVEAADNVQIYKYVVKMVAHLNGKTATFMPKPLYGDNGSGMHVHMSLWKDGVNLFYDKDGYGKLSECAINYIGGILANARSVAAFTNPSSNSYKRIVPGFEAPCILTYSCQNRSASCRVPYGINEKSARVEIRFPDSTSNPYLAFTSLLMAGLDGIKNKTIPVGPMDENLFALTLDEIREKGIEQLPHTLRGSLEALIRKNAFLKPVMSDIFIDDYQHMKFETQVWPVEARPTAYEFKTCYSC, from the coding sequence ATGGGTAAGTTTGTAAATAATATCGATGAGTTTTTTAGTTATTGCCAAGAACATGAAGTAATGTTTGTTGATTTTAGGTTTACCGATATGATAGGAACTTGGCATCATATTACTTATAATATAAAAGCGATTGATGATAAAACATTTGAAAACGGAATACCTTTTGACGCAAGTTCTTTACACGGCTGGCAACCTATAGAAAAATCTGATATGATCTTAAAACCTGATGTTGAAAGCGCTTTTTTAGATCCTTTCACAGCTGATCCTACTATTATAGTTATTTGTGATGTTTATGATATCTATAAAGAACAAATGTATGAAAAATGCCCAAGAAGTATAGCCAAAAAAGCCATGCAACATTTAAGTTCTAGCAATATCGCTGATGCGGCATTTTTTGGCCCTGAAAATGAATTTTTTATTTTTGACAATGTTAAAATCGTCGATTCTTCTCATTGTGCAAAATACGAAGTTGACACCGAAGAAGGCGAATGGAACGACAATAAAGACTTTACTGATAGCTACAACAGTGGACACCGCCCAAGAAATAAAGGTGGGTATTTTCCAGTTAGCCCTATTGACTCAAGTGTGGATATTAGATCTGAGATGGTGCAAGTTTTAGAAAGAGTGGGTTTAAAAACCTTTGTTCACCACCATGAAGTAGCACAAGGACAAGCTGAAATCGGCGTAGAATTTGGAAATTTAGTTGAAGCAGCTGATAATGTACAAATTTATAAATATGTAGTAAAAATGGTAGCACATTTAAACGGAAAAACAGCAACCTTCATGCCAAAACCACTTTATGGGGATAATGGAAGCGGTATGCACGTGCATATGAGTTTATGGAAAGATGGAGTGAATTTATTTTACGATAAAGATGGCTATGGAAAACTAAGCGAATGTGCGATTAACTACATCGGAGGAATTTTAGCTAATGCTAGAAGCGTGGCAGCCTTTACTAATCCTAGTTCAAATTCTTACAAAAGAATAGTTCCGGGTTTTGAAGCACCTTGTATATTAACTTACTCTTGCCAAAACCGTTCTGCAAGTTGTCGCGTGCCTTATGGCATCAATGAAAAAAGTGCAAGGGTTGAAATAAGATTTCCTGATAGCACTTCTAATCCTTACCTAGCTTTTACAAGCTTATTGATGGCAGGGCTTGATGGTATCAAAAACAAAACCATACCAGTGGGCCCAATGGATGAGAATTTATTCGCACTTACTTTAGATGAAATTAGAGAAAAAGGGATCGAGCAACTACCTCATACTTTAAGAGGCTCTTTAGAGGCACTCATTAGAAAAAATGCCTTCTTAAAACCTGTGATGAGTGATATTTTTATTGATGATTATCAACATATGAAATTTGAAACTCAAGTTTGGCCTGTAGAAGCTAGACCAACTGCTTATGAGTTTAAAACCTGCTATTCTTGCTAA
- the purU gene encoding formyltetrahydrofolate deformylase: protein MNEYILKISSSDEKGLIYRISDVIFKYRINIVKNDEFVGENRFFFRAHLEGELDVKAFKGTLEAMLPDDAHIEITLKRKKDIVVLATKETHCLGELLIRQFSGEFNANIKAVIANYDVLKPLVDKFNLPFHAVLAQDLSRQEHEEKMLECLSQYEFDYIVLAKYMRILSPSFVERFEGRIINIHHSFLPAFIGANPYKQAYERGVKIIGATAHFVNNNLDEGPIITQDVIPVTHEYSWQAMQQAGRNVEKNVFSKALDLVFDDRIFIYENKTIVF from the coding sequence ATGAATGAATATATTTTAAAAATTTCAAGTAGTGATGAAAAAGGTTTGATTTATAGAATTTCAGATGTCATTTTCAAATATCGAATTAATATCGTAAAAAATGATGAATTTGTTGGGGAAAATCGTTTTTTCTTTAGAGCGCATTTAGAAGGAGAGCTTGATGTAAAAGCATTCAAAGGAACACTTGAAGCGATGCTTCCTGATGATGCACATATAGAAATAACCTTAAAAAGAAAAAAAGATATTGTTGTTTTAGCTACTAAAGAAACGCATTGTCTAGGTGAGTTGTTGATCCGTCAATTTAGTGGTGAATTTAATGCAAATATCAAAGCAGTGATTGCAAATTATGATGTGTTAAAGCCTTTGGTGGATAAATTTAACCTTCCTTTTCATGCGGTTTTAGCACAAGATTTAAGTAGGCAAGAGCATGAAGAGAAGATGTTAGAATGTTTAAGTCAATATGAGTTTGATTATATTGTTTTAGCAAAGTACATGAGGATATTATCTCCATCTTTTGTGGAACGTTTTGAAGGAAGGATTATTAATATACATCATTCTTTTTTACCTGCTTTTATTGGTGCAAATCCTTATAAGCAAGCTTATGAGAGAGGGGTTAAAATCATTGGTGCAACTGCACATTTTGTTAATAACAACCTTGATGAGGGGCCAATTATTACCCAAGATGTTATACCTGTAACACATGAGTATTCTTGGCAAGCTATGCAGCAAGCTGGTCGCAATGTAGAGAAAAATGTATTTTCTAAAGCGTTGGATTTGGTGTTTGATGATAGAATTTTCATTTATGAAAATAAAACTATTGTCTTTTAA
- a CDS encoding CCA tRNA nucleotidyltransferase: MQRLKIDLKNDQDFLRIKNILKPYTQRAYLVGGCVRNSFLDLSSDDYDIEIYDIQPELFDTLMQKLGANGVGKSFFVYKYKKFDLALARYENKISQGHKGFEVKVCNDEQEGAKRRDFTINAMMVNIFSFEFLDFFNGLKDLQAKTIRHIHDQSFIEDSLRVLRGIAFACRFDLKIASESLSLMQTMDINDLSRERINNELYKIFKTTRLNKAYEYFKILNLEEKIFFYQSFDMEFQKLLEQSQKLIQDEALYLYLYLNFFHIDKNDFFKKTKLKKDLLKKCEQDFMLGKIDDFDLAKVALKIPLCKWLGLWSKERILQAKKLKLYEQAFISKVKSEDLLREGFSGKELGSELEKRRLQELKNYIKEQE, encoded by the coding sequence TTGCAAAGATTGAAGATAGACTTAAAAAATGATCAAGATTTTTTAAGGATTAAAAATATACTCAAACCTTACACACAAAGAGCTTATTTAGTAGGTGGTTGTGTAAGGAATTCTTTTTTAGATTTATCAAGTGATGATTATGATATAGAAATTTATGACATTCAGCCTGAACTTTTTGATACACTTATGCAAAAACTTGGAGCAAATGGAGTAGGGAAGAGTTTTTTTGTATATAAGTATAAAAAATTTGACCTAGCTTTGGCACGTTATGAAAATAAAATTTCACAAGGACATAAGGGTTTTGAAGTTAAAGTTTGCAATGATGAACAAGAAGGAGCTAAGAGGAGAGATTTTACCATTAACGCTATGATGGTAAATATCTTTAGCTTTGAATTTTTAGATTTCTTTAATGGTTTAAAAGATTTGCAAGCAAAAACAATCAGACATATTCATGATCAAAGTTTTATAGAAGATAGCTTAAGAGTACTTCGTGGAATTGCTTTTGCGTGTAGGTTTGATTTAAAGATTGCAAGTGAAAGTTTGAGTTTAATGCAAACTATGGACATTAATGATCTTTCAAGAGAACGCATTAACAATGAATTGTATAAAATTTTTAAAACCACACGGTTGAATAAGGCCTATGAATATTTTAAAATTCTAAATTTAGAAGAAAAAATCTTTTTTTATCAAAGCTTTGATATGGAATTTCAAAAGCTTTTAGAACAAAGTCAAAAATTGATTCAAGATGAGGCTTTGTATTTGTATTTGTATTTAAATTTTTTTCATATAGATAAAAATGATTTTTTTAAAAAAACCAAGCTAAAAAAAGATCTTTTGAAAAAATGTGAGCAAGATTTTATGCTAGGAAAAATTGATGATTTTGATCTGGCTAAAGTTGCTTTAAAAATACCCCTTTGCAAGTGGCTTGGACTTTGGAGTAAAGAGCGTATCTTGCAAGCTAAAAAATTAAAACTATATGAACAAGCTTTTATAAGCAAGGTAAAGTCAGAAGATTTGTTAAGGGAAGGCTTTAGCGGAAAAGAGCTTGGGAGTGAGCTTGAAAAAAGAAGATTGCAAGAGTTAAAAAACTATATCAAGGAGCAAGAATGA
- the ciaD gene encoding effector protein CiaD, producing the protein MNIEDLAKMAISEVNSELDNSKKQSNEFAPMVEELTQEKSINPQEKKIKEEISKVTQELIQELDDLEVKVKEEKQAAAIKIEVLEEKEESIINNEEFFLKNLRERILVLFEGLKNTKDEHVEKRLDITITFLEFLLAKIEDRLKK; encoded by the coding sequence ATGAATATTGAAGATTTAGCAAAAATGGCTATAAGTGAGGTTAATTCAGAACTTGATAATTCGAAAAAACAAAGTAATGAATTTGCTCCTATGGTTGAAGAACTTACACAAGAAAAAAGTATAAACCCACAAGAAAAAAAGATCAAAGAAGAAATTAGCAAGGTAACACAAGAATTAATTCAAGAATTAGATGATTTAGAAGTAAAAGTTAAAGAAGAAAAGCAAGCTGCGGCGATTAAGATCGAGGTTTTAGAAGAAAAAGAAGAAAGTATTATTAATAATGAAGAATTTTTTTTGAAAAATCTTAGAGAGCGTATTTTGGTTTTGTTTGAAGGTTTAAAAAATACCAAAGATGAGCATGTAGAAAAAAGACTAGATATTACGATTACTTTTTTAGAGTTTTTACTTGCAAAGATTGAAGATAGACTTAAAAAATGA
- a CDS encoding MFS transporter produces the protein MHHQIIYKKFFWINILVVVALALNLRAPITSIGPMIGHIQEYYQINSTLAGMLTTLPLIAFGLISFFVAYFSQIKALFFALLLIVFGEALRSYGANIGLFLGVFFIGGGIAIANVLLPSFVKEKFPKNTYKIMGLYGSIIGLSSIAGVALSLPLLKIFDVPQAMFIWVILALMALFFYLPHLKNKRLLRAKRKNINRFNIFLNKTAWKVTVVMGLQSFLSYSLFAWLSVMISEKGFGIDFGSNVLLLSQIIGMPVAFLLPLVLGRLRNRAKSIVIVTLGFLYVLSFMMIFVCHTKAMLFLAAIFLGFASSGVFTISLLFIAIKSSNSAIAAKLSAMSQGVGYLIAAQSPWVVGILHDHFKNFTFGFLMLIVVAIILNIFVFLAYKAPVIK, from the coding sequence ATGCATCATCAAATCATATATAAAAAATTCTTTTGGATTAATATTTTAGTAGTAGTTGCCTTGGCTTTAAATTTAAGAGCTCCTATAACTTCCATAGGACCTATGATAGGGCATATTCAAGAATATTATCAGATCAATTCTACTTTAGCGGGTATGCTTACTACTTTACCTTTAATAGCTTTTGGTCTTATTTCTTTTTTTGTGGCATATTTTTCACAGATTAAAGCTTTATTTTTTGCCTTGCTTTTGATTGTTTTTGGTGAAGCGCTTAGAAGTTATGGTGCTAATATAGGTTTGTTTTTGGGTGTGTTTTTTATAGGAGGCGGGATAGCGATTGCAAATGTATTGTTACCTTCTTTTGTGAAAGAAAAATTTCCTAAAAATACTTATAAAATAATGGGCCTATATGGTTCAATTATTGGGTTATCTTCTATTGCAGGTGTGGCATTGTCGCTACCCTTACTTAAAATTTTTGATGTGCCACAAGCTATGTTTATTTGGGTGATTTTGGCGTTGATGGCTTTGTTTTTTTATCTTCCGCATTTAAAAAACAAAAGATTATTGCGAGCTAAAAGAAAAAATATAAATCGCTTTAATATCTTTTTAAACAAAACAGCATGGAAAGTAACTGTAGTAATGGGCCTACAAAGCTTTTTATCTTATAGCTTGTTTGCTTGGCTTAGTGTGATGATTAGTGAAAAGGGGTTTGGGATTGATTTTGGTTCGAATGTTTTATTGCTATCGCAAATCATCGGTATGCCTGTGGCTTTTTTGTTACCTCTTGTTTTGGGTAGACTTAGAAATCGCGCTAAAAGCATTGTGATTGTGACACTGGGTTTTTTATATGTTTTAAGTTTTATGATGATTTTTGTATGCCATACCAAGGCAATGTTGTTTTTAGCAGCAATTTTTTTAGGTTTTGCCTCTAGTGGGGTTTTTACGATTTCTTTATTGTTTATTGCTATTAAAAGTTCCAATTCTGCTATCGCAGCTAAGCTTTCAGCTATGTCGCAAGGAGTAGGGTATTTAATCGCTGCTCAATCACCTTGGGTGGTTGGGATATTGCATGATCATTTTAAAAATTTTACCTTTGGTTTTTTAATGTTGATAGTTGTAGCGATAATTTTAAATATTTTTGTGTTTTTAGCATATAAGGCCCCTGTGATCAAATAA
- a CDS encoding chaperone NapD, with translation MNLSSVLILSKEEKISKLKEQIQNIPCCSVELIEEEKIIVVIESENLEDELKAYKQLEQLDGVVSINMVFSYQDLDEEREKILKSNFKSDAFDENLKKDDIEYYGNIFRKY, from the coding sequence ATGAATCTTTCTAGTGTTTTGATTTTAAGCAAAGAAGAAAAAATCAGCAAGTTAAAAGAACAAATTCAAAATATACCTTGTTGTAGTGTGGAATTAATTGAAGAAGAAAAAATCATCGTGGTGATTGAGAGTGAAAATTTAGAAGATGAGTTGAAAGCTTATAAGCAATTAGAGCAGCTTGATGGTGTGGTGAGTATCAATATGGTTTTTTCGTACCAAGATTTAGATGAAGAAAGAGAAAAAATTTTAAAGTCAAATTTTAAATCTGATGCTTTTGATGAGAATTTAAAAAAAGATGATATAGAATACTATGGCAACATTTTTAGAAAGTATTAA
- a CDS encoding WD40 repeat domain-containing protein — translation MKKIFLILLISIWVFGYELKLPANVNALKLVGSDLLIGLDNAELYWYFTQNKKLQKITQLDKIKNFYEENLSPRIYSVDYLNGAVLILCEGSFGGKRLYIYKDKQLVSYDLHSDGVKKALFLDDDTILLALLGSNIELFDLKTKKIAKNFVFSNSSLSDVVLNETKTQLVAGFESGEIILFDVKNWQKIKSYKNAHKDNIYQLDYKNQIITSCSTDRKLAIIKNNQEKSIERDFLIYTCALSKDGAVAAFGDNEKNIIELIDVHNLKTIKQFQNQDFLLEYLIFLNKHEFISAGYENKIIFWSIDESF, via the coding sequence ATGAAAAAAATATTTTTAATCTTGTTGATAAGTATTTGGGTGTTTGGCTATGAGCTTAAACTCCCTGCTAATGTAAATGCTTTAAAACTAGTTGGCAGTGATTTGCTTATAGGGCTTGATAATGCAGAGCTGTATTGGTATTTTACGCAAAATAAAAAATTGCAAAAAATCACCCAACTAGACAAGATTAAAAATTTTTATGAAGAAAATCTCAGCCCTAGAATTTACAGTGTTGATTACTTAAATGGGGCTGTTTTGATTTTATGTGAAGGAAGTTTTGGGGGTAAAAGACTTTATATTTACAAAGACAAGCAACTTGTAAGCTATGACTTACATAGCGATGGGGTTAAAAAAGCTTTGTTTTTAGATGATGATACTATTTTGTTAGCCTTGTTAGGTTCTAACATAGAGCTTTTTGATCTAAAAACAAAAAAAATAGCAAAGAATTTTGTTTTTTCTAATTCAAGTTTGAGTGATGTGGTTTTAAATGAAACAAAAACACAGCTAGTGGCGGGTTTTGAAAGCGGTGAAATCATTCTTTTTGATGTAAAAAATTGGCAGAAAATAAAAAGCTATAAAAATGCTCACAAGGATAATATCTACCAATTAGATTATAAAAATCAAATTATTACAAGTTGTAGCACTGATAGAAAATTAGCAATCATCAAAAATAATCAAGAAAAAAGCATAGAAAGAGACTTTTTGATTTACACTTGTGCCCTAAGTAAAGATGGTGCTGTCGCAGCTTTTGGTGATAATGAAAAAAACATCATAGAGCTTATAGATGTTCATAATTTAAAAACTATAAAACAATTTCAAAATCAAGATTTTCTGCTAGAATATCTGATATTTTTAAATAAGCATGAATTTATCAGTGCGGGTTATGAAAATAAAATTATTTTTTGGAGTATAGATGAATCTTTCTAG
- a CDS encoding periplasmic nitrate reductase, small subunit, cytochrome c550 protein, giving the protein MKNKIFLSLAAAVLISACGFAVKSVDSKDIGLRKTSLESENVELLDVKYSQALAGESVLIERSFENAPPLIPHTLEDMLPIVKDNNICLSCHDKAIAKDVGATALPSSHYFDLRKNKSTKDMVSEARFNCTQCHVPQSDAKPLVGNNFEAKFKNEELKRKSNFLEVLNEGVK; this is encoded by the coding sequence ATGAAAAATAAGATCTTTTTATCCTTAGCAGCAGCTGTTTTAATAAGCGCTTGTGGATTTGCTGTTAAAAGTGTGGATTCAAAGGATATAGGTTTAAGAAAAACAAGTTTAGAAAGTGAAAATGTAGAATTGTTAGATGTAAAGTATTCTCAAGCTTTAGCAGGAGAATCTGTTTTGATCGAAAGATCATTTGAAAATGCTCCGCCATTGATTCCGCACACTTTAGAAGATATGCTTCCGATTGTAAAAGATAATAATATTTGTCTAAGCTGCCATGATAAGGCTATTGCTAAAGATGTGGGTGCTACAGCGCTTCCAAGTAGTCATTATTTTGACTTGAGAAAAAATAAGTCAACTAAGGATATGGTTAGTGAGGCAAGATTTAATTGTACTCAGTGTCATGTTCCACAAAGTGATGCAAAACCTTTGGTTGGAAATAATTTTGAGGCGAAATTTAAAAACGAAGAACTTAAAAGAAAGTCAAATTTCTTAGAAGTCTTAAACGAAGGCGTGAAATAA